Proteins from a genomic interval of Rhodothermus marinus:
- a CDS encoding cobalamin-dependent protein (Presence of a B(12) (cobalamin)-binding domain implies dependence on cobalamin itself, in one of its several forms, or in some unusual lineages, dependence on a cobalamin-like analog.), whose protein sequence is MELSSVEAAEVLEVHVSSIKRWSRAGKLKAERTPGGHRRFALETLLAFARQQQLAIALLKFAPYEAQVWEGLQQLRQGVIPEHLIALMYRWLREGQSGRLIRLVVFLYRRGVSVAALGDLLLGPLVGRIGVDWEAGRVGIGEEHRMTHMLIDALYALRRPEAEREVPFALVACPESAHHELGALLVRLILEELGWRVLYLGADVPPEEVGWQQQQWRAELVALSFVPPLTRADVLRTLRVLGQLYDETRPYTLVLGGRGAAEVGGLHGPFRSIHIFQKLSDFARWLRDYTTHPHA, encoded by the coding sequence ATGGAGCTTTCGTCTGTAGAAGCGGCCGAGGTGCTCGAAGTGCACGTGTCATCGATCAAGCGATGGAGTCGTGCGGGAAAGCTGAAGGCGGAGCGCACGCCGGGAGGTCATCGACGCTTTGCTCTTGAAACGCTCCTTGCCTTTGCCCGGCAGCAGCAATTAGCGATCGCATTGTTGAAGTTTGCTCCGTACGAAGCACAGGTGTGGGAAGGATTGCAGCAGCTTCGCCAGGGGGTCATCCCGGAGCATCTGATCGCTTTGATGTACCGGTGGCTGCGGGAAGGGCAAAGTGGTCGGCTGATCCGGCTTGTCGTTTTTCTGTATCGACGCGGCGTTTCGGTTGCGGCGCTGGGAGATCTGTTGCTCGGGCCACTGGTAGGACGAATCGGTGTCGACTGGGAGGCGGGGCGGGTAGGCATTGGCGAAGAACACCGCATGACCCACATGCTGATCGATGCGCTTTACGCGCTGAGGCGGCCCGAGGCCGAGCGGGAGGTGCCCTTTGCGCTGGTGGCGTGTCCGGAAAGTGCGCATCATGAGCTGGGGGCACTTCTGGTGCGGCTGATTCTGGAAGAGCTGGGCTGGCGGGTGCTCTATCTCGGGGCAGATGTCCCGCCTGAAGAGGTTGGCTGGCAACAGCAGCAATGGCGGGCTGAACTGGTGGCGCTTTCGTTCGTGCCGCCGCTGACGCGTGCCGACGTGCTGCGCACGCTGCGCGTTCTGGGGCAGCTCTACGATGAAACACGCCCCTACACGCTGGTGCTGGGAGGCAGGGGAGCTGCCGAGGTAGGGGGTCTGCACGGGCCTTTCCGCAGCATTCATATTTTTCAGAAACTGAGCGATTTTGCAAGATGGCTTCGCGACTACACGACGCATCCGCACGCATGA
- a CDS encoding protoporphyrinogen/coproporphyrinogen oxidase, which yields MTSIRNDPEVIVVGAGLAGLRCAGLLHAQGIDVLLLERQDQVGGRVRTDQIDGFQLDRGFQVLQTAYPAAQRAFDYEALDLRPFPAGAYVFTEGCFQPFFDPLRHPEHLWGTLRSGLFGARDLFGLLKLGRRLETFSMETAESDDAEADRTTTRTLLETLGFSEAFIRRFWQPFLRGVFLETTLETRASKFFFVMKAFREGEAALPARGMQALPDQLAARLPAETIRTGCTVTRVEPDGTVQLQDGTTLRPRITVLAVDAAAMIWLWPDWKLDVRWNQSTTVYFAADSEPPDVPDALLLEGDPDAGPVATAAALHRIAPSYAPAGSFLLAATMPGFLPDRPAMAFEVALPQLRRWFGPTVNRWQALACYPIRHALPAEPAGWQPPRRYQLSDKVWCCGDYFGPASIQGALWHAERVAEQILAQYYG from the coding sequence ATGACATCCATTCGCAATGATCCGGAAGTAATCGTTGTCGGTGCCGGACTGGCCGGACTGCGCTGTGCCGGACTGCTTCATGCGCAGGGGATCGATGTCCTGCTGCTCGAACGCCAGGATCAGGTAGGGGGCCGCGTGCGCACCGACCAGATCGATGGCTTCCAACTGGATCGTGGCTTTCAGGTGCTGCAAACGGCCTATCCGGCCGCGCAACGCGCCTTCGATTACGAAGCGCTGGACCTTCGCCCTTTCCCGGCCGGCGCGTACGTGTTTACAGAAGGGTGCTTTCAGCCTTTCTTCGATCCGCTCCGCCATCCCGAGCACCTGTGGGGTACGCTGCGCAGTGGTCTTTTCGGTGCCCGGGATCTATTTGGTCTGCTAAAACTGGGACGCCGACTGGAGACCTTCTCGATGGAGACAGCCGAATCTGACGATGCTGAGGCCGATCGAACCACCACGCGAACCCTGCTGGAGACACTGGGCTTTTCCGAGGCATTCATCCGGCGTTTCTGGCAACCGTTTCTGCGTGGCGTCTTTCTCGAAACGACCCTGGAGACGCGTGCCAGCAAGTTTTTCTTCGTGATGAAAGCTTTTCGCGAAGGTGAGGCGGCGTTGCCCGCCCGAGGCATGCAGGCCCTGCCCGACCAGCTCGCCGCGCGGCTGCCGGCCGAAACCATCCGAACCGGCTGCACTGTGACGCGCGTCGAGCCGGACGGCACCGTGCAGCTTCAGGACGGCACGACATTACGCCCACGCATTACGGTGCTGGCCGTCGATGCAGCCGCAATGATCTGGCTGTGGCCAGACTGGAAGCTGGACGTGCGCTGGAATCAGAGCACGACCGTTTATTTCGCCGCCGACAGCGAACCGCCGGACGTACCCGATGCGCTGCTGCTCGAAGGCGACCCGGACGCCGGCCCCGTGGCAACGGCCGCAGCGCTCCACCGCATAGCGCCCTCTTACGCGCCTGCCGGCTCCTTCCTGCTGGCTGCCACAATGCCTGGATTCCTGCCTGATCGGCCCGCCATGGCTTTTGAAGTAGCCCTTCCCCAGCTTCGCCGCTGGTTCGGGCCGACAGTGAACCGATGGCAAGCGCTGGCCTGTTATCCGATCCGCCATGCTCTGCCCGCAGAGCCCGCCGGCTGGCAACCTCCCCGCCGGTATCAACTCAGCGATAAGGTATGGTGCTGTGGCGATTATTTTGGACCGGCTTCCATTCAGGGAGCCCTCTGGCATGCCGAACGTGTAGCCGAGCAGATTCTTGCGCAATATTATGGCTGA
- a CDS encoding cryptochrome/photolyase family protein, which translates to MPITLLLFTPGDLRLAENPALDAALRTGHPIVPLFIWPRRGEGFERPGAARRWWLHHSLAALDAELQRRGSRLILRVAEDPAEALIQLLETLPVATLCWNLPLLPHERRLASSIAPVLRRRSIRLIETVGRTLLDPEQLRTQSGDVYRVFTPFWKALRRQYIPPTPFLPPARIPAPSFWPESDTLESLQLLPRPDWASETIAQHWLPGEAAAWSTLRTFLAYGLPHYDRARDRLDQEVTSKLSPYLANGELSPHLLWRVVGEAQRAGISSKAVEAFRRQLAWREFGYYLLYHFPETMHRPLRPEWSDFPWRTEAPELEAWQRGRTGIPVIDAAMRQLWQSGWMHNRARLLVASLLTKNLRIHWLRGAEWFWDTLVDADLANNTLGWQWTAGCGADAAPYFRIFNPVLQSKKFDPEGRYIRRWLPELDRLPAPCIHAPWEAPSCAEMLREIGYPSPIVSLMDSREEALALYENWKASIKNRYDIHSQ; encoded by the coding sequence ATGCCGATCACCCTCCTGCTTTTTACGCCGGGCGACCTGCGCCTGGCCGAAAATCCGGCGCTCGATGCGGCGCTCCGCACAGGCCATCCCATCGTACCGCTTTTCATCTGGCCGCGCCGAGGTGAGGGATTCGAGCGTCCCGGTGCTGCCCGACGCTGGTGGTTGCATCATAGCCTGGCTGCGCTCGATGCCGAGCTGCAGCGCAGAGGGAGTCGGCTTATCCTGCGCGTTGCTGAAGATCCGGCCGAGGCGCTCATTCAGCTTCTGGAGACCCTGCCGGTGGCCACCCTCTGCTGGAATCTTCCGTTGCTTCCTCACGAGCGGCGCCTGGCCTCGAGCATTGCCCCGGTGCTGCGCCGTCGCTCCATCCGTCTGATCGAAACCGTTGGCCGGACGCTTCTCGATCCGGAGCAACTGCGAACGCAGAGCGGCGACGTCTATCGCGTGTTTACGCCGTTCTGGAAGGCGTTGCGGCGACAGTACATCCCGCCGACCCCATTTCTACCGCCCGCGCGCATCCCTGCCCCTTCTTTCTGGCCCGAATCGGACACCCTGGAATCGCTCCAGTTACTGCCCCGACCCGACTGGGCCAGCGAGACTATTGCCCAGCACTGGTTGCCCGGCGAAGCAGCCGCCTGGAGCACACTCCGAACGTTTCTGGCGTACGGCCTTCCCCACTACGATCGGGCACGCGACCGACTCGACCAGGAGGTCACCTCGAAGCTTTCGCCGTATCTGGCCAACGGCGAACTCAGCCCCCACCTGCTCTGGCGTGTCGTGGGCGAAGCCCAGCGCGCAGGCATTTCGTCGAAGGCCGTGGAGGCCTTCCGTCGCCAGCTCGCCTGGCGGGAGTTCGGCTACTATTTGCTGTATCACTTTCCCGAGACGATGCACCGGCCGCTGCGTCCTGAATGGTCCGACTTTCCCTGGCGCACGGAGGCCCCCGAACTCGAAGCCTGGCAACGCGGCCGCACCGGCATTCCGGTCATCGACGCAGCCATGCGCCAGCTCTGGCAGAGTGGCTGGATGCACAACCGGGCGCGGCTGCTGGTCGCATCGCTGCTGACGAAAAATCTGCGCATTCACTGGCTGCGCGGCGCCGAGTGGTTCTGGGATACGCTCGTCGATGCGGACCTGGCCAACAACACGCTGGGATGGCAATGGACAGCCGGATGCGGTGCCGACGCTGCGCCTTACTTTCGCATCTTCAATCCAGTCCTACAAAGCAAGAAATTCGACCCGGAAGGCCGCTACATCCGTCGCTGGCTCCCGGAACTGGATCGCCTGCCGGCTCCCTGCATCCACGCCCCCTGGGAGGCACCCTCCTGTGCCGAGATGCTGCGCGAGATCGGCTACCCTTCGCCCATCGTTTCGCTTATGGACAGCCGCGAAGAGGCGCTGGCCCTGTACGAAAACTGGAAAGCTTCCATCAAAAATCGCTATGACATCCATTCGCAATGA
- a CDS encoding SDR family NAD(P)-dependent oxidoreductase: MDGCVVVFGATGGIGRVLVDEVHRRGLGPMVLVGRRADPLYELATRYGATAVVADARKPEAVQRVFETARQHHGRVAGVAHLVGSLLLKSLVATRDEEMEEVLAQNFWSAFYVLRESVRAMMKDGGSIVLTASAVAMQGLPNHEAIAAAKSAVMGLARAAAASYARRGIRINVVAPGLTETPMTASLFASQQAVERSLRYHALGRLGKPEDIARAIAFLLSPDASWITGQVLAVDGGLSSLKVLD, encoded by the coding sequence ATGGACGGATGCGTTGTTGTTTTTGGCGCGACGGGAGGGATTGGAAGGGTGCTGGTAGACGAAGTGCATCGACGCGGCCTCGGCCCCATGGTGCTGGTAGGACGGCGCGCCGATCCTCTCTACGAACTGGCCACCCGTTACGGGGCAACAGCCGTCGTGGCCGACGCGCGCAAGCCTGAAGCGGTCCAGCGCGTTTTCGAAACAGCCCGGCAACACCACGGGCGTGTGGCCGGCGTGGCGCACCTGGTCGGCTCGCTCCTGCTCAAGTCGCTGGTAGCCACGCGGGACGAGGAAATGGAAGAGGTGCTGGCACAAAACTTCTGGAGTGCTTTCTACGTGTTGCGCGAAAGCGTCCGGGCCATGATGAAAGACGGCGGGAGCATCGTACTGACGGCTTCGGCGGTGGCCATGCAGGGCCTGCCCAACCATGAAGCCATCGCGGCGGCCAAGTCGGCCGTCATGGGACTGGCGCGCGCTGCCGCCGCCTCTTACGCGCGCCGGGGCATCCGTATCAATGTCGTGGCCCCGGGCCTGACCGAAACGCCCATGACGGCCTCGCTTTTCGCCAGCCAGCAGGCTGTTGAGCGTTCGCTACGCTACCATGCCCTTGGCCGGCTCGGCAAACCCGAGGATATCGCCCGCGCGATTGCCTTTTTACTGAGCCCCGATGCTTCCTGGATTACCGGCCAGGTGCTGGCCGTCGATGGGGGGCTATCAAGTCTTAAAGTGCTGGACTGA
- a CDS encoding lysophospholipid acyltransferase family protein: MSRPAYWCPSLVTIFFGMLAPYRRLCLHRILVAGPLGLPDDERAVLLCANHTSWWDGFLLREVHRRQGAGRSLYTVMLASQRRRFPWFRWMGALGLEPGRPASLRRVFRFLYQERRRRPYWLAFFPQGRIRPSFARPLDFRPGVRLMVRAIHPGWIIPTAIHLEPLRHPAPTAFVVMGAPIDTACDPSPEALETATTLLLDRLQGWLSRVGEHAAEKWEEFLAEHTAQNQIRT; the protein is encoded by the coding sequence ATGAGTCGCCCTGCTTACTGGTGCCCTTCGTTGGTAACGATTTTTTTCGGGATGTTGGCACCCTATCGGCGGTTGTGCCTGCACCGCATCCTCGTTGCAGGACCGCTCGGGTTGCCTGACGACGAACGCGCCGTGTTGCTGTGCGCGAATCACACGAGCTGGTGGGACGGCTTTCTGCTGCGTGAGGTGCACCGTCGCCAGGGAGCAGGGCGTTCCCTTTATACCGTCATGCTGGCATCGCAACGAAGGCGCTTCCCCTGGTTTCGATGGATGGGCGCCCTGGGCCTTGAACCGGGACGGCCGGCTTCCCTTCGCAGGGTGTTTCGTTTCCTGTACCAGGAGCGCCGCCGTCGGCCTTACTGGCTGGCTTTTTTCCCGCAGGGGCGGATCCGCCCGTCTTTTGCCCGGCCGCTTGACTTTCGGCCCGGTGTGCGGCTCATGGTCCGGGCCATACACCCCGGATGGATCATCCCGACGGCGATTCATCTGGAGCCCTTGCGGCATCCGGCTCCCACGGCTTTCGTGGTGATGGGCGCGCCGATCGACACGGCCTGCGATCCCTCACCCGAAGCGCTCGAAACGGCTACCACATTGCTCCTGGACCGGCTACAGGGATGGCTGAGCCGCGTCGGTGAGCATGCCGCCGAAAAATGGGAGGAGTTTTTGGCTGAACATACCGCACAGAATCAGATCCGGACATGA
- a CDS encoding carotenoid biosynthesis protein, whose translation MASRLHDASARMSRFDRLLLYGLYGFTIIAIAGFGIFGRHPELLARWPELTAFYARSFTLFARLHVLLTALVLFVYMGRRTGGRWVPAGLVVYGVSLLSETLGTTYGVPFGTYSYTTLLGGKWFGRVPYLIPLSWFVMAVPCYVLARAAFSEQRWWLARLLLATYLLVTWDLSLDPAMSYLTSYWTWGETGPYYGMPLINLAGWALTGLVIMGVLEAMRAFRWTEAFSVQWMTVFYGAVLLMPLGMVAVAGLWGAVAATVAALGLAGSVVWLIRRRRPRMDTTGTLPVRDAFEEDGTRFFAAHARSFSFAARLFPKDLRQEVVLLYGFCRLTDDLVDGASTQVAPEVLQKRLDRWQRQVWMAYEGRPSGLPWLDRLMQRSRLAGLRWEVVQALLDGVRQDIGPVRVASYEELDRYAYRVGSTVGVWMCYLMGVCTPPLLARAEALGRAMQYTNIVRDVGEDLRRDRLYLPADRMAAYGLDLADLLRMQQTGVLDPSYVALLEELMQRAERDYEAAWEAIPALPPRVRSAIAVAAEVYRGIHEVLRQNHYDNLTRRAYTTLPEKIGLSVAALRRLRRAVLMTGMQAL comes from the coding sequence ATGGCTTCGCGACTACACGACGCATCCGCACGCATGAGCCGCTTCGATCGGCTGCTGCTTTACGGGTTGTATGGTTTCACGATCATTGCCATCGCCGGCTTCGGGATTTTCGGACGCCACCCGGAATTGCTTGCCCGCTGGCCGGAGCTTACCGCGTTCTATGCCCGGTCTTTTACGCTCTTTGCGCGGTTGCATGTGCTGCTGACGGCCCTTGTCCTGTTCGTGTACATGGGTCGTCGTACCGGCGGGCGCTGGGTGCCGGCCGGGCTGGTCGTTTACGGCGTGAGCCTGCTCAGCGAGACGCTGGGGACCACGTATGGCGTGCCTTTCGGGACCTACAGCTACACCACCCTGCTCGGAGGAAAGTGGTTCGGCCGCGTGCCCTATCTGATTCCGCTCAGCTGGTTTGTGATGGCGGTGCCCTGTTACGTGCTGGCCCGCGCCGCCTTTTCGGAGCAGCGGTGGTGGCTGGCCCGGCTGCTGCTGGCAACCTATCTGCTGGTGACCTGGGATCTGAGTCTGGATCCGGCCATGAGCTACCTGACGTCGTACTGGACCTGGGGGGAGACCGGCCCTTATTACGGGATGCCGCTGATCAATCTGGCCGGATGGGCGCTGACCGGGCTGGTGATTATGGGTGTACTGGAAGCGATGCGCGCGTTTCGCTGGACCGAAGCGTTCAGCGTGCAGTGGATGACGGTGTTCTATGGAGCGGTGTTGCTGATGCCGCTCGGTATGGTGGCTGTGGCTGGTCTCTGGGGGGCCGTCGCTGCTACGGTCGCCGCACTGGGCCTGGCGGGAAGTGTCGTCTGGCTGATCCGGCGCAGACGGCCGCGCATGGATACAACGGGCACGCTTCCCGTGCGGGATGCCTTCGAGGAAGATGGTACGCGCTTTTTCGCAGCACATGCCCGTTCGTTTTCTTTTGCCGCGCGGCTGTTTCCAAAGGACCTTCGTCAGGAAGTTGTCCTGCTCTATGGTTTCTGTCGGCTTACGGACGATCTGGTAGACGGCGCATCGACGCAGGTTGCGCCCGAGGTGCTGCAGAAGCGCCTGGATCGGTGGCAACGGCAGGTATGGATGGCCTACGAAGGACGCCCCTCCGGACTCCCCTGGCTCGATCGGCTTATGCAACGCTCGCGCCTGGCCGGATTGCGCTGGGAGGTCGTGCAGGCGCTGCTGGACGGGGTGCGCCAGGACATCGGACCGGTCCGAGTGGCTTCCTATGAGGAACTGGATCGCTATGCCTACCGCGTGGGTTCGACGGTAGGTGTCTGGATGTGCTATTTGATGGGGGTGTGCACGCCCCCATTGCTTGCGCGCGCCGAAGCGCTCGGCCGCGCCATGCAGTACACGAACATCGTGCGCGACGTGGGAGAAGATCTGCGGCGTGATCGCCTCTATCTGCCCGCGGATCGGATGGCCGCCTATGGACTGGACCTCGCGGATCTGCTACGTATGCAGCAGACCGGCGTGCTCGATCCTTCCTATGTGGCGCTGCTGGAAGAACTCATGCAGCGGGCCGAACGTGACTATGAGGCCGCCTGGGAGGCCATTCCGGCACTGCCACCGCGCGTTCGCAGTGCCATTGCCGTGGCCGCCGAGGTCTATCGGGGGATTCATGAAGTGCTTCGACAGAACCACTACGACAATCTGACGCGTCGCGCCTACACGACGCTCCCTGAAAAAATCGGTCTTTCGGTGGCTGCACTGCGTCGTCTGCGCCGGGCGGTTTTGATGACAGGTATGCAGGCCCTATGA
- a CDS encoding phytoene desaturase, which produces MKEHRAIVIGSGFGGLAVAIRLQAMGFKTTLLEKREKVGGRAYQLRDRGYTFDMGPSLITAPSILRRLFAAAGRPLEDYVELVPLDPFYRVYFHDGTYLDYTADRERMRAQMARFNPQDAARYDRFMEATRPIYEAVIREGLGARPFDTLGKLLAFLPRALRLGAIQPVARFASRYFEDFRHHFLYSFHPLFIGGNPFRAPAVYIMIPYLEREEGVWFARGGMYSLVEAMARLFMEIGGRIHTGTPVQRIVVQKGKAVGVEAADGFHPAELVVSNADPGYTYQYLVDPAWRRRWTDRRIARLHYSMSCFLLYLGVRRTYPQLLHHTLMLSPRYRELIEDIFERKVLAPDFSLYLHAPTRTDPTMAPPGCESLYVLAPVPHLQASINWSEEAPRYAERLLEFLEAWGLEGLQENLEVCHYFTPEDFARHLNAPYGSAFSIEPRLTQTAYFRPHNRSEDIRGLYLVGAGTHPGAGLPGVVLSAEATAWAIAQDYNVTSPSTAALASA; this is translated from the coding sequence ATGAAAGAACATCGTGCCATTGTGATCGGAAGTGGATTCGGAGGTCTGGCCGTTGCCATTCGCCTGCAGGCCATGGGCTTCAAGACGACATTGCTGGAAAAGCGAGAAAAAGTGGGCGGCCGAGCCTATCAGCTGCGAGATCGCGGCTATACGTTCGACATGGGCCCCAGTCTCATTACAGCGCCTTCGATCCTGCGGCGTCTGTTTGCCGCGGCCGGGCGACCGCTTGAAGACTACGTCGAGCTTGTCCCGCTCGATCCTTTTTATCGGGTGTACTTTCACGACGGTACGTATCTCGACTATACGGCCGATCGGGAGCGGATGCGTGCCCAGATGGCCCGCTTCAACCCGCAGGATGCCGCCCGTTACGATCGTTTCATGGAGGCGACGCGGCCCATCTATGAAGCCGTCATCAGGGAAGGACTGGGAGCCCGGCCGTTCGATACACTGGGGAAACTGCTGGCTTTTCTGCCCCGTGCGCTTCGCCTCGGTGCGATTCAGCCCGTCGCCCGATTTGCCAGCCGCTATTTCGAAGATTTTCGCCACCATTTTCTCTACAGCTTTCATCCGCTTTTTATCGGGGGCAATCCGTTCCGGGCACCGGCCGTCTACATCATGATCCCTTATCTGGAACGGGAAGAGGGCGTCTGGTTTGCCCGGGGAGGGATGTACAGCCTGGTGGAGGCAATGGCCCGTCTGTTTATGGAAATCGGGGGGCGTATCCATACCGGTACACCGGTGCAGCGGATTGTCGTGCAGAAGGGAAAGGCGGTCGGGGTAGAGGCCGCCGACGGGTTTCATCCGGCCGAGCTGGTGGTGAGCAATGCAGATCCGGGCTACACCTACCAGTATCTGGTCGATCCGGCCTGGCGCCGGCGCTGGACCGATCGGCGCATCGCGCGACTGCATTACAGCATGAGTTGCTTTCTGCTGTATCTGGGCGTCAGGCGCACCTACCCACAACTGCTCCATCACACGTTGATGCTCTCACCGCGGTATCGCGAGCTGATCGAAGACATCTTCGAACGCAAGGTGCTGGCGCCGGATTTCAGCCTCTATCTGCATGCGCCCACGCGTACCGACCCCACGATGGCGCCACCCGGTTGTGAAAGCCTCTATGTGCTGGCACCCGTGCCGCATTTGCAGGCGTCGATCAACTGGTCTGAAGAAGCACCGCGCTATGCCGAGCGCTTACTCGAATTCCTGGAGGCCTGGGGACTGGAAGGTTTACAGGAGAATCTGGAAGTGTGCCACTACTTTACGCCCGAGGATTTTGCCCGGCATTTGAATGCGCCTTACGGTAGCGCCTTCAGTATCGAACCACGCCTTACCCAGACCGCATACTTCCGGCCGCACAACCGGAGCGAAGACATCCGGGGACTCTATCTGGTCGGAGCAGGCACGCATCCCGGCGCCGGACTGCCGGGCGTGGTGCTCTCGGCCGAGGCGACCGCCTGGGCCATCGCGCAGGATTACAATGTAACGTCGCCTTCGACTGCTGCGCTCGCCTCGGCATAA
- a CDS encoding peptidoglycan DD-metalloendopeptidase family protein has translation METRRTVEVKRPVRFFLLLLLVGAAVMALWYVRSRPIDPPSASRPGRSAAFRPVTIVYDAFGIEEGPFERSTHRIRRGETFADILTRYDVPYADVLALAEAARDVFNVRRLQAGRPLHVYRDSTGARVFVYQPDPVRYVVFDLREPVRVYTGRRAVERVLRTAQGVIESSLYETLQAADADPELAVRLSEIFAWQIDFYRIQRGDRFVALYEETLIDGEPVGIERVLAARFQHMGEDFYAFRFEHDGGVDYYDEAGRNLRKAFLKAPLRYSRITSRYSLRRFHPVQKRYKPHLGTDYAAPAGTPVYATGDGVVIEAGYNQYNGYYVKIRHNAVYTTGYLHFSRIAKGIRPGVRVRQGQVIGYVGSTGLATGPHVCYRFWKNGRQVDPLREQLPPGEPVPDSLRDAFFALRDRLMPRLLFEPPAYAEASAAVEGDVTL, from the coding sequence ATGGAAACACGTCGCACGGTCGAAGTGAAACGTCCGGTTCGTTTTTTCCTGCTGCTGTTGCTTGTGGGCGCTGCGGTGATGGCGCTGTGGTATGTCCGTAGCCGCCCAATCGACCCGCCTTCCGCCTCCAGGCCTGGTCGGTCTGCGGCCTTTCGCCCGGTCACCATCGTGTACGACGCCTTCGGCATCGAAGAAGGACCCTTTGAACGTAGCACGCACCGCATCCGGCGGGGCGAGACGTTCGCCGACATCCTGACGCGCTACGACGTACCCTATGCCGACGTGCTGGCGCTGGCCGAAGCGGCGCGCGACGTGTTCAACGTGCGTCGCCTGCAGGCCGGCCGTCCGCTTCACGTTTACCGCGACTCCACGGGCGCCCGCGTGTTCGTCTATCAGCCCGATCCCGTGCGATACGTGGTGTTCGACCTGCGCGAGCCGGTGCGGGTCTATACGGGTCGGCGGGCCGTCGAGCGCGTACTGCGCACCGCACAGGGCGTCATCGAAAGCTCCCTGTACGAGACGCTTCAGGCTGCCGACGCCGATCCGGAACTGGCCGTTCGGCTTTCGGAGATTTTCGCCTGGCAGATCGACTTTTACCGCATTCAGCGTGGCGACCGCTTCGTGGCCCTCTACGAAGAGACGCTGATCGACGGTGAGCCGGTAGGCATCGAACGGGTGCTGGCCGCCCGCTTTCAGCACATGGGCGAGGACTTCTACGCGTTTCGCTTCGAGCACGACGGCGGCGTGGACTACTACGACGAGGCCGGCCGCAACCTGCGCAAGGCTTTCCTGAAAGCGCCGCTCCGCTACAGCCGCATCACCTCGCGCTACAGCCTGCGCCGCTTCCACCCCGTTCAGAAACGCTACAAGCCCCACCTGGGCACCGACTATGCCGCTCCGGCCGGCACGCCCGTCTATGCCACCGGTGACGGCGTGGTGATCGAGGCCGGCTACAATCAGTACAACGGCTATTACGTCAAAATCCGGCACAATGCGGTCTACACGACCGGCTACCTGCACTTTTCGCGCATTGCGAAGGGCATCCGGCCCGGCGTGCGCGTGCGCCAGGGCCAGGTGATCGGCTACGTGGGCAGCACGGGGCTGGCCACGGGACCGCACGTGTGCTACCGCTTCTGGAAAAACGGCCGCCAGGTGGATCCTCTGCGCGAGCAGTTGCCCCCCGGCGAGCCCGTGCCCGATTCGCTGCGCGACGCCTTTTTCGCACTGCGCGACCGTCTGATGCCCCGCCTGCTCTTCGAGCCGCCGGCTTATGCCGAGGCGAGCGCAGCAGTCGAAGGCGACGTTACATTGTAA